AACCGCTGCCGCCGTTCATCGCACCGTGCCGCAGCGCGTCCAGCAGCCAGAAGCCGTCGCCGTCCGGCATCGCGAGATCGGACAGCACGACGGTCGGCCGCATGTCGGCGACCACCGCGAGCGCCTCCCTGCCCGACGACGCGATCGAGACGGCCGCGCCGAAGGTGGTCAGCGCGGCGGTCAGGCTCGCGCGCGTCGTCGCATCGTCGTCGACGATCAGGATGCGCTGCGTATCCAGCATGAGCGGCTCGCGATGGCCGGCCACCTGCGCGCCCCCCCAGGCCATCACGCCCATCGGCTGCCAGCCGGTCGGCAGCGTCACCGTAAAGGTCGCGCCGCGATTACGGCCCGCGCTCTCGACGGCGACGCTGCCGCCGTGCAGTTCGACGATATGCCGCACGATCGACAGGCCGAGTCCGAGCCCGCGCCGCGACGATGCGGGCGAATCGTCCGCGCGGCGGAACATGTCGAACACGAACGGCACGAACTCCGCCGCGACACCCTGCCCCGTGTCGGATACGGTCAGCACTACGCGCGCGTTGTCGCGCGCGAGCGCAACCGTCACGGCGCCGCCGCCCGGCGTGAACTTGAGCGCGTTCGACACGAGGTTCGACAGCATCTGCCTTAGCCGCTCGGCATCGCCCGACACGATGCAGGTGGCCACGGCGCAGTCGAACTCGAGCGTGATGCCGGCCGACGACGCCGCTGTCTGGAACGCGCCGACCGAATCGGAGAACAGCCGCACGACATCCACCGGCATCGCGTCGAGCTGCAGCTTGCCGGTCGCGAGCGACGATGCGTCGAGGATGTCGCCGACCATCCGCGTGAGCGAGCGCGCGCTGCGGTCGATCGCGTCGATCGCCTGCTGCTGCAGCGTGTTGTCGCCCGAATTGCGCAGCACCTCGATCCAGCCGTAGATCACGTTCAGCGGCGTACGCAGTTCGTGCGACACCGTCGCGAGCAGTTCGTCCTTCAGGCGATTCGACGTAGCGGCCCGGTCGCGCGCATTGCGCGCCCCTTGCAGCGAACGCTGCGCGCGCAGGTCGCGGCGGCGCTGTGCGCCGGCTTCGCGCAGCGTCAGCGACAGCGCGACACAAGCGCGCGCATCGCCGTGCACCGGACACGCCGCGACCGTCGCACGAAAGCGCCGGCCATCGCGTCGCACGCACAGCAGGTCGATCGGCCCGACCGCTTCGCGCATGTCGTCAAACGCTTCGAAGAACGGCCTGCGTTTCAGCCAGCGCATCGCAATCAGTGTTTCGAACGCACGCCCGCGCGCATCGCTTTCGTCATAGCCGAACATGCGCTGCGCGGCCGGGTTCCAACTGACGATTCGGCCGTCGGCGTCGATGCCGACGATCGCGTCCGGCGACGCGTCGACGACCGCGCGCTGCAGCCGCAACGCGTCGGCGCGCGCGCGATCCGGGCCCGCATCGCGCAGCAGCAGCACGGCCCCCGCGACATTGCCGTCGGCATCGCCGATCGGCGACGCGACCTCGACGATCGGCACCGGCTCGCCGCCGTCCGCATGCAGCCAGTGCCGATCGGACACTGTGCCGGCACCGCCGAGCGCCCGATCGAGCGGCGTCGCCTGCACACGGCGGCCGTCGCGGTCGAACACCCGCAGCACGTCGCGCGCGGCACGGCCTGTCGCATCGCCCGGCCTGCAGCCAACGAGCGCGGCCGCGGCCGCGTTCATGTACGTGAGCCGTCCGTTCGTGTCGGTTGCGATCACACCATGCGGCAGCGCCTGCAACACGGCCTCGAGCCGCCGATGCGCGGCCGCCTCTCGCCGGCGCGCGTCGTCGTTCGTGACTCGCGCGTGTCGCAGCATCGACGCGATCGCGCACACGAGCGCGCCGACCAGGACGAGCGTGCCAAGCCGGACGAGCCGTTCGGGCAGCGGCTCCGTGTAGGCGGCCGGATCGGACAGGAACAGCGTCCACGCCAGCATGCCGCTGACGACGGTCGCGACCATCCCGAACAGGAACGAGGTGGCCCATGCGGTGCCTGCGAGCAGCGGGTAGTACAGGACGAACGGCAGGTTCACGCCACCGAAGCGGATCGCCAGCGCCTGCAGCACGGTCGCGATCGCGACCAGCATCACGGCCGTCGCGTAATTCCCGGCGTGTGTCCGCGAGAAATCAATCATCAGGCATGCTCCCGCCGGCCGCGCCGCCGCGCGTGACGACGATGCGCGGCACCAAGCGGGAACGGGTGCATGAGCGCGATCGCGGCGGCATCAGGAATCCGGCTTTTCTGCTTCGTCTTCCAGTTGCGCGAGCCGGTTGTAGATCGTCTTCAAGCTGACGTCGAGCACCTCGGCCGCCTGCGCCTTCACGCCGCCGCACTGCGCGATCGTACCGAGGATCAGCTTGCGGTCGACCTCCTCGAGCGGCGTGCCGAACGGTACGGTCACACGATCCTCGTGCGAGTCGACCATGTTCGACAGCTCGTCCAGGATCGGCGGCGGCAGCGTGTCGATCACGTCCGCATCGCTGAAGATGCCCGCGCGCTGCACGAAGTTGCGCAGCTCGCGCACGTTGCCGGGCCACGCATAGGTTTTCAGCGCCTCGCGCGCGGCCGGCGCGAAGCGCAGGTTCCGGCCGCTCTCTTCGTTGAACCCCTGCAGGAATGCATCGGCGAGCATCGGGATGTCGTCGCCGCGCTCGCGCAGCGACGGCAGCGGAATCGGAAACACGTTGATCCGGTGGAACAGGTCGGGCCGCAGCTTGCCGTCCGCCATCGCGGCTTCCGGGTCGCGGTTCGTCGCGGCGACGATGCGCACGTCGACGTCGATCTCGCGCGTCGAGCCGAGCCGCGTGAGGCGCCCCGTCTCGAGCACGCGCAGCAGCTTGACCTGCGATTCGAGCGGCATCTCGGTGATCTCGTCGAGAAACAGCGTGCCGCCGTCCGCGCGTTCGAAGAAGCCCTTGTGCTGGCGCTCCGCGCCGGTGAAGCTGCCGCGGTCGTGGCCGAACATCTCGCTCTCGACCAGGTTCGCCGCGATCGCGCCGCAGTTCACCGCGAGAAACGGGGCGCGGCGGCGCAGGCTCAGGTCGTGCACCGTCTGCGCGGCCAGTTCCTTGCCGGTGCCCGATTCGCCCGTCAGCAGCACCGACGCCTCGGTGCGCGCGACACGGCCGATCGCGTCGTAGACGGCCTGCATCGCAGGCGAGCTGCCGAGCATGCGGCCGAAGCGGCCGAGACGCTTCAGTTCCGAGCGCAGCTCGGCGATTTCCTCGTGCAGCGCGGTCGTGCGCGGCACGCGCGCGAAGATGCTGTTGAGCCGCTGCATGTTGAGCGGCTTCACCAGATAGTCGGTCGCGCCGCGCCGCAACGCGTCGATTGCGGTTTCGAGGCTCGCGTGGCCGGTGGTCAATACCATTTCGCAATGCGAGCGCTTCGGCAGCGCGTCGAACAGGTCCATGCCGTTACCGTCCGGCAGCACGAGATCGCACAGCACGAGGTCCGGCGTATGCGTCGAGACGAGCGTGCGCGCTTCCTCGAGCGTCGCGGCCGTATCGCACGCAAGCTGCTGCGTGCGCGCAAGCGTCGCGAGCATCGTGCGCGTATCGGCATCGTCTTCGACGATCAGGACATAAGGCATCGAGGCTCCTTGTGATGCGGCCCCGGCTTAAGCGCTGGCGCTGGCCGGAACCGCGACGGGCGTGCAGCGCAATCCCGCGACAGGCACACGACAGTACACATTCCGCGCTGCACACTAACGAGCAGACAAGCTGTCCTGCCATGACGTACGAATGCTTAGAAGTATAGAAGAAGCGCGTTGCGCATTCGCCCGTCATCGAATAAATCTATCCGTTCACGCAGCCCGCATTGCGAGATTCAATGTCCCGCCGCCGGCATAAGCAGTAAGCTCGGTTCATGAAATAGGGCGCGTGCCACGTCATTTTTTCATCCGATCCGGACGCGTTCGGTCAGATCTTCCCCATCCGAAGTCACGCCATGTCGAAATCCGTCGATGACGGCATGCGGCTGTCCGGCCGCTCGCGTTCGATCCAGACCCTGTTGCTGCAGGTGTCGCGCGTGGCCGCGACCGGCGTCGGCGTGCTGATCGTCGGCGAGAGCGGCGCCGGCAAGGACATCGTCGCGCGGCTGTTGCACGACATGAGCCCGCGGCGGCGCGGGCCGTTCGTCCCCGTCAACTGCGGCGCGATCCCGCACGACATCGCGGAATCGCATCTGTTCGGTCACGAGAAAGGCAGCTTCACCGGCGCGATTGCCCAGCATGTGGGCCTGTTCGAGGCCGCGTGCGGCGGCACGCTGTTTCTCGACGAGATCGCCGAGATGCCGGCCGAGTTGCAGGTCAAGCTGCTGCGCACGCTCGAATCGAACACGATCGTGCGGGTCGGCGGCCACGAATCGATTCCGCTCGACATACGGATCGTCGCGGCCACGCATCACGATCCTGTCGAGGCCGTGCGCAGCGGGCGCCTGCGCGAAGACCTGTTCTTCCGGATCGCGACGGTCGCGCTGCACGTTCCCGCGCTCAGGAAGCGCGGGGACGACGTCGGCGACATCGCGCTGCAGATCGTCGAGCGGTTGAATGCGCGGCACCGCACGCGCAAGCGGCTGTCGATGCAGGCCATGAAGGCGCTGCACGCGTACACGTGGCCCGGCAACGTGCGCGAACTACGCAATGCGCTCGAGCGCGCGTTCATCCTCGCGGACGAGCAGATCGAGCTGCAGTTGCCGCGCCGCCAGCCGCCGCGCGAGGAAGTGCGCCACAACGCGATGACGCTGCATATCGGCACGACGCTCGCGC
The DNA window shown above is from Burkholderia pyrrocinia and carries:
- a CDS encoding sigma-54 interaction domain-containing protein, which codes for MSKSVDDGMRLSGRSRSIQTLLLQVSRVAATGVGVLIVGESGAGKDIVARLLHDMSPRRRGPFVPVNCGAIPHDIAESHLFGHEKGSFTGAIAQHVGLFEAACGGTLFLDEIAEMPAELQVKLLRTLESNTIVRVGGHESIPLDIRIVAATHHDPVEAVRSGRLREDLFFRIATVALHVPALRKRGDDVGDIALQIVERLNARHRTRKRLSMQAMKALHAYTWPGNVRELRNALERAFILADEQIELQLPRRQPPREEVRHNAMTLHIGTTLAHTQQRFIFASLQHFKGDKPRTAKALGISLKTLYNRLALLPEHERDAASADGAPPPNATSAANAAAPNLPHH
- a CDS encoding ATP-binding protein, yielding MIDFSRTHAGNYATAVMLVAIATVLQALAIRFGGVNLPFVLYYPLLAGTAWATSFLFGMVATVVSGMLAWTLFLSDPAAYTEPLPERLVRLGTLVLVGALVCAIASMLRHARVTNDDARRREAAAHRRLEAVLQALPHGVIATDTNGRLTYMNAAAAALVGCRPGDATGRAARDVLRVFDRDGRRVQATPLDRALGGAGTVSDRHWLHADGGEPVPIVEVASPIGDADGNVAGAVLLLRDAGPDRARADALRLQRAVVDASPDAIVGIDADGRIVSWNPAAQRMFGYDESDARGRAFETLIAMRWLKRRPFFEAFDDMREAVGPIDLLCVRRDGRRFRATVAACPVHGDARACVALSLTLREAGAQRRRDLRAQRSLQGARNARDRAATSNRLKDELLATVSHELRTPLNVIYGWIEVLRNSGDNTLQQQAIDAIDRSARSLTRMVGDILDASSLATGKLQLDAMPVDVVRLFSDSVGAFQTAASSAGITLEFDCAVATCIVSGDAERLRQMLSNLVSNALKFTPGGGAVTVALARDNARVVLTVSDTGQGVAAEFVPFVFDMFRRADDSPASSRRGLGLGLSIVRHIVELHGGSVAVESAGRNRGATFTVTLPTGWQPMGVMAWGGAQVAGHREPLMLDTQRILIVDDDATTRASLTAALTTFGAAVSIASSGREALAVVADMRPTVVLSDLAMPDGDGFWLLDALRHGAMNGGSGSPAVRVLAVTAHAGLADERRALEAGFDGYLCKPVDVRELAHKIAHVTKRDG
- a CDS encoding sigma-54-dependent transcriptional regulator, producing MPYVLIVEDDADTRTMLATLARTQQLACDTAATLEEARTLVSTHTPDLVLCDLVLPDGNGMDLFDALPKRSHCEMVLTTGHASLETAIDALRRGATDYLVKPLNMQRLNSIFARVPRTTALHEEIAELRSELKRLGRFGRMLGSSPAMQAVYDAIGRVARTEASVLLTGESGTGKELAAQTVHDLSLRRRAPFLAVNCGAIAANLVESEMFGHDRGSFTGAERQHKGFFERADGGTLFLDEITEMPLESQVKLLRVLETGRLTRLGSTREIDVDVRIVAATNRDPEAAMADGKLRPDLFHRINVFPIPLPSLRERGDDIPMLADAFLQGFNEESGRNLRFAPAAREALKTYAWPGNVRELRNFVQRAGIFSDADVIDTLPPPILDELSNMVDSHEDRVTVPFGTPLEEVDRKLILGTIAQCGGVKAQAAEVLDVSLKTIYNRLAQLEDEAEKPDS